Within Luteolibacter flavescens, the genomic segment GTCGCTTTTGGAAGAAGTGTCCGACCGGCGCTTCGACGTCTTCGATCGCTCGATCGATGTCCACGTCTCGCAACTCCGGCGCAAGCTCGGGGACGATGCGAAGCAACCGCGCTTCATCCGCACGATCCGCGGCGTGGGCTACAAGCTGGAGGAGGCCGCCCCATGAAGCGACGCGTCCGCTTCCCCCTTATGGCGAAGATGCTGCTCTGGCTCTGCGTCCATCTCGGCGTGCTCGCCGCCGCCTTCTTCATCTTCATCGCGTGGCAGCTCCGGCTCGGCCTCGATTCCCTGCTGAGCGGCACCGCCGGTGAGCGGCTGAAGAATCTCGGCGAGGAAATCGCGGGAGACCTCCGTGCGGCCCCGCGTTCGAGCTGGCCGGAGATCCTGCAAAGCCACGAATCCACGCTCGGCGTCGGCTTGTCGCTGCAGATCGCCCCCGGCGCGTGGCTGGGACGGCCTCCGGAAAGCCTGCCTGCGAATGTGGATCGCCGCATCGGTGAATTCCGCCGGCCTCCCGCCCAGCGTCCCCCTCGCGGTGGTCCGGAAGGCCGACCGCCCGGCGGCGGTCGTCCGGGGGATCAATTCGGTCCGCCTGAGGATGCATTGTTTGAAGACGGTCCACCGGGAGGCAGGGGCGGACCGCCGCTCGACCGGCAGGATCGCGCCGAATTGGCGGGCGGCAGGGAAAGGCCGCGGGCCCGTCCCGACTTCCTGATGCGCGGCGATGGCGGCGCGGGCTATTGGGCGGGCATCGATTTGCCGCTTTCTGAACTGCGACCAGGCCAGCCGCTGCACGCGCTGCTGGTGATCCGTGCCAAGGACATCACCGGCGGCGGGCTATTCTTCGACCTGAAGCCATGGGTCATCGGCGGTCTCACCGTGCTCGCGCTGAGCCTCGTCCTCTGGGCGCCGGTCTTCATCGGCATCACGCGCTACCTCTCGCGGCTTTCCGGGACCACAGAGGCGATCGCGGATGGGAAGTTTGACGCGCGGGTGGGGATCTCGCGGTCCGATGAACTCGGCAGCCTCGGCGACTCCATCGAGTCGATGGCCGCGCGTCTTGATCGTCTGGTACGCGGGCAAAAGCGCTTCCTCGGAGACGTGGCGCATGAGCTGTGCTCGCCGCTGGCCCGCATCCGCACCGGCTTGGGAGTGCTGGAATACGGGATGACGCCCGAGCAGCAGGCACGGCTGGAGTCCATCGAGGAAGACGTGA encodes:
- a CDS encoding HAMP domain-containing sensor histidine kinase, translated to MKRRVRFPLMAKMLLWLCVHLGVLAAAFFIFIAWQLRLGLDSLLSGTAGERLKNLGEEIAGDLRAAPRSSWPEILQSHESTLGVGLSLQIAPGAWLGRPPESLPANVDRRIGEFRRPPAQRPPRGGPEGRPPGGGRPGDQFGPPEDALFEDGPPGGRGGPPLDRQDRAELAGGRERPRARPDFLMRGDGGAGYWAGIDLPLSELRPGQPLHALLVIRAKDITGGGLFFDLKPWVIGGLTVLALSLVLWAPVFIGITRYLSRLSGTTEAIADGKFDARVGISRSDELGSLGDSIESMAARLDRLVRGQKRFLGDVAHELCSPLARIRTGLGVLEYGMTPEQQARLESIEEDVSELSQLVSEVLAFTKATTAPGSVRLEPVELAPVIQLALSRECPGQKAHLYIPEGLAVMADRSLFARAVANILRNAARHGGDECEITISATRHGEQVELRLSDNGPGVDPADLPRLFEPFYRPDAARTRESGGVGLGLAIVRSGIEACGGTVRAEKAPQSGLSVALVLPVCP